One genomic segment of Microbacterium sp. ProA8 includes these proteins:
- the glgP gene encoding alpha-glucan family phosphorylase → MKAIRTFTVRPVLAEPLAPLDRLASNWRWSWSRATHALFASMDPALWEEIGANPARMLGALGQTRLDELARDDEFVARVRDEDERLTAYLGGDRWFQRLEGDKPVHIAYFSPEFGVDGSLPQYSGGLGILAGDHLKSASDLGVPLTGVGLFYRAGYFRQSIGDDGWQREAYPLLDPYGLGLTLLRDRAGAPVEIALDLPGDRRLHARVWVADIGRVPLLLLDSETPSNTDEMRRVTDRLYGGGGEHRLLQELLLGVGGVRAVRAFSDLTGRPSPDVYHTNEGHAGFQGLERMSELIMHDGLDFDEALAQVRAGTVFTTHTPVPAGIDRFSRELIADFLTSGLFQGLDAGRAIALGLETWDGGDQGVFNMAVLGLHLGQHANGVSVLHGEVSRGMFGMLWPGVDTAEVPITSITNGVHAPTWVHPALKAVSERAWGDAHTDTHDWTDRAAVTDAELWGVRQQMKGGLVAEARRRVAASIGNGHTPSWVEDLLDPEVLTIGFARRVPTYKRLTLMLRDPERLTRLLTDPERPVQIVIGGKSHPADDSGKILIQQLVRFSRDPKVRGRIVFLPDYDITLAKDLYPGCDVWLNNPLRPLEACGTSGMKAALNGALNLSILDGWWDEWYDGENGWAIPTADTAANDEERDDAEAAALYDLIEHQLVPKFYEREGGIPTAWLSMVRHTMTELGKKATSDRMVQDYVRRLYVPAAAHDVALRADGFAQARQVAAFVGRVRSAWGRISIASVDSSGIPAQAQAGDALEVRADVRLDGLSPDDVAVELLYGRTDEDDALAGEHSVHRLSPADGVDGVRTFTGTLPLTVTGTFGYTVRVRPTHPQLVSPVELGLVTYAS, encoded by the coding sequence GTGAAGGCCATCCGAACGTTCACGGTCCGCCCTGTGCTGGCCGAACCCCTCGCCCCGCTCGATCGCCTCGCCTCGAACTGGCGCTGGTCGTGGAGCCGCGCGACCCACGCGCTCTTCGCGTCGATGGATCCCGCCCTGTGGGAGGAGATCGGCGCCAACCCCGCCCGGATGCTGGGTGCCCTGGGCCAGACGCGCCTGGACGAGCTCGCCCGCGACGACGAATTCGTCGCCCGCGTTCGCGACGAAGATGAGCGCCTCACCGCATACCTCGGCGGCGACCGCTGGTTCCAGCGGCTCGAGGGCGACAAGCCGGTGCACATCGCCTACTTCTCCCCCGAGTTCGGCGTCGACGGCTCGCTGCCGCAGTACTCCGGCGGCCTCGGCATCCTGGCCGGCGACCACCTCAAGAGCGCGTCCGACCTGGGCGTTCCGCTCACCGGCGTCGGCCTCTTCTACCGCGCCGGGTACTTCCGCCAGTCGATCGGCGACGACGGCTGGCAGCGCGAGGCCTATCCCCTGCTCGATCCGTACGGCCTCGGACTGACGCTGCTCCGCGACCGCGCGGGCGCGCCGGTCGAGATCGCGCTCGACCTGCCGGGCGACCGTCGCCTGCATGCGCGCGTCTGGGTTGCCGACATCGGCCGCGTGCCCCTGCTCCTGCTCGACTCCGAGACGCCGTCGAACACCGACGAGATGCGCCGCGTCACCGATCGTCTGTACGGCGGCGGCGGCGAGCACCGCCTGCTGCAGGAGCTGCTGCTCGGCGTCGGCGGCGTGCGGGCGGTGCGGGCCTTCTCGGACCTCACCGGCCGTCCCAGTCCGGACGTCTACCACACGAACGAGGGCCACGCCGGATTCCAGGGTCTGGAGCGGATGTCGGAGCTCATCATGCACGACGGCCTCGACTTCGACGAGGCCCTGGCGCAGGTGCGAGCGGGCACGGTCTTCACGACCCACACTCCCGTGCCGGCCGGCATCGACCGCTTCTCTCGCGAGCTCATCGCGGACTTCCTCACGAGCGGGCTCTTCCAGGGTCTGGACGCCGGCCGCGCGATCGCGCTCGGCCTCGAGACGTGGGACGGCGGCGACCAGGGGGTCTTCAACATGGCCGTCCTCGGCCTGCACCTCGGACAGCACGCCAACGGCGTCTCGGTGCTGCACGGCGAGGTGAGCCGCGGCATGTTCGGCATGCTGTGGCCCGGCGTCGACACCGCCGAGGTGCCCATCACGTCGATCACCAACGGCGTCCACGCTCCGACCTGGGTGCACCCTGCGCTCAAGGCCGTGAGCGAGCGGGCGTGGGGCGACGCGCACACCGACACGCACGACTGGACCGACCGTGCGGCCGTGACGGATGCCGAGCTCTGGGGCGTGCGTCAGCAGATGAAGGGCGGGCTCGTCGCGGAGGCGCGGCGGCGGGTCGCGGCATCCATCGGCAACGGGCACACGCCATCGTGGGTCGAGGATCTGCTCGACCCCGAGGTGCTCACGATCGGCTTCGCGCGACGCGTGCCGACGTACAAGCGGCTCACGCTGATGCTGCGCGATCCCGAGCGGCTCACACGACTGCTGACCGATCCCGAGCGCCCCGTGCAGATCGTCATCGGCGGCAAGTCGCACCCGGCCGACGACTCGGGCAAGATCCTCATCCAGCAGCTCGTGCGGTTCAGCCGCGATCCGAAGGTGCGCGGACGGATCGTCTTCCTGCCCGACTACGACATCACCCTCGCGAAAGACCTGTACCCCGGCTGCGACGTCTGGCTCAACAATCCCCTGCGCCCGCTCGAGGCGTGCGGCACGAGCGGCATGAAGGCCGCGCTCAACGGCGCGCTCAACCTGTCGATCCTCGACGGGTGGTGGGACGAGTGGTACGACGGCGAGAACGGCTGGGCCATACCCACCGCCGACACCGCGGCGAACGATGAAGAGCGCGACGATGCAGAGGCGGCCGCCCTGTACGACCTGATCGAGCACCAGCTCGTGCCGAAGTTCTACGAGCGGGAGGGCGGCATCCCCACCGCGTGGCTCAGCATGGTGCGCCACACCATGACCGAGCTCGGCAAGAAGGCTACGAGCGACCGCATGGTGCAGGACTATGTCCGGCGACTGTACGTGCCGGCTGCCGCTCACGACGTGGCGCTGCGCGCCGACGGGTTCGCCCAGGCGCGCCAGGTCGCCGCGTTCGTCGGGCGCGTCCGGAGCGCCTGGGGCCGCATCTCGATCGCGAGCGTCGACAGCTCGGGCATCCCGGCGCAGGCGCAGGCCGGCGATGCGCTCGAGGTCCGCGCCGACGTCCGCCTCGACGGGCTCTCGCCCGACGACGTCGCCGTCGAGCTGCTGTACGGCCGCACCGACGAGGACGACGCGCTCGCAGGCGAGCACTCCGTGCACCGCCTCTCCCCCGCCGACGGCGTCGACGGGGTGCGCACCTTCACCGGCACGCTGCCGCTCACGGTGACGGGCACCTTCGGGTACACCGTCCGCGTGCGACCGACGCACCCGCAGCTGGTGTCGCCGGTCGAGCTCGGGCTCGTCACCTACGCCTCGTAA